A genomic stretch from Festucalex cinctus isolate MCC-2025b chromosome 13, RoL_Fcin_1.0, whole genome shotgun sequence includes:
- the nars2 gene encoding LOW QUALITY PROTEIN: asparaginyl-tRNA synthetase (The sequence of the model RefSeq protein was modified relative to this genomic sequence to represent the inferred CDS: deleted 2 bases in 1 codon): MSTERRHFCKKAPRNLRVAEAISGAVLEANIQVQGWVRSVRSQKANLFLDVNDGSCLHSLQIIASAELNNPLLTFGSAVEVRGILKKSLHPKQLVELEAEHIRVVGECNPLDFPFKIKERHKPEYIRQFPHLRGRTNAFGSLLRIRSEATSAIHSYFKENGFVHIHTPIITSNDCEGAGELFQIEPSCPQNSEEENFFSVPAYLTVSGQLHLEVMAGSFSRVYTFGPTFRAENSQSRRHLAEFYMVEAEVAFTRSIEDLTEVMEDMLKRTAEHVLHRCAQDVDLFHKHVTPGHRDAVEAMLKERFHVMTYSEAIKILQRSSQTFTFPTNVRYLLVVSAAPAPPLTSARSASQWGCDLQTEHEKYLVRHCGSRPVFVTDYPYQLKPFYARDNRDHPDQHTAAAVDLLVPGVGELCGGSLREERLDLLTARLEEVGLEDAYSWYLDLRRFGSVPHGGFGMGFERFLQCILGVDNIKDVIPFPRFSHSCLL; this comes from the exons ATGTCTACTGAACGGAG GCATTTCTGCAAAAAGGCGCCGAGGAATCTTCGAGTTGCAGAAGCAATTTCAGGTGCTGTCCTGGAAGCAAACATCCAAGTGCAG GGATGGGTTCGCTCGGTCAGGTCGCAGAAGGCAAATTTATTCCTGGACGTCAACGATGGAAGCTGCCTGCATTCGTTGCAGATCATCGCCAGTGCTGAGCTCAACAACCC GTTGCTGACATTCGGGAGCGCTGTTGAGGTTCGAGGGATCCTGAAGAAAAGTCTGCACCCCAAACAGCTCGTGGAGCTTGAAGCGGAGCACATTCGCGTGGTTGGAGAATGTAACCCTTTG gatttcccGTTTAAAATCAAAGAGCGCCACAAGCCGGAGTACATCCGCCAATTCCCTCACCTCCGCGGCAGAACAAACGCCTTCGGCTCCCTGCTGAGGATACGCAGCGAGGCCACTTCGGCCATTCACTCGTATTTCAAG GAAAACGGCTTTGTGCACATTCACACGCCGATCATCACCTCAAACGACTGCGAGGGGGCGGGCGAGCTCTTCCAGATCGAG CCTTCCTGTCCCCAGAACAGCGAGGAAGAGAACTTCTTTTCGGTTCCGGCCTACTTGACCGTGTCTGGGCAGCTCCACTTAGAGGTCATGGCAGG GTCATTTTCCAGAGTCTACACATTCGGCCCGACATTTCGCGCAGAGAACTCGCAGAGCCGACGCCACCTGGCGGAGTTTTACATGGTGGAGGCGGAGGTGGCCTTCACACGGTCCATAGAGGACCTCACCGAG GTCATGGAGGACATGTTGAAACGGACGGCCGAGCACGTGTTGCACCGCTGCGCTCAAGACGTGGACTTGTTTCATAAGCACGTGACACCGGGACACAGG GATGCCGTGGAGGCAATGCTGAAGGAGAGGTTCCAtgt GATGACCTACAGCGAGGCTATAAAAATCCTACAGCGAAGCTCGCAGACGTTCACCTTCCCCACAAACGTGCGT TATCTCCTCGTCGTCTCCGCTGCCCCAGCGCCACCTTTGACCTCCGCTCGCTCCGCCTCTCAGTGGGGCTGCGACCTTCAGACGGAGCACGAGAAGTATCTGGTCCGACACTGCGGCTCGCGTCCGGTCTTTGTGACGGATTATCCGTACCAGCTCAAGCCGTTTTACGCCCGAGACAACCGGGACCACCCCGACCAGCACACG GCGGCCGCCGTGGACCTCCTGGTGCCCGGCGTCGGGGAGTTGTGCGGGGGCTCGCTGAGAGAGGAGCGGCTGGACCTGCTGACGGCTCGCCTGGAAGA GGTTGGATTAGAAGACGCCTAtagctg GTATTTGGATTTGAGACGTTTTGGCTCCGTCCCTCACGGCGGCTTCGGGATGGGATTTGAGCGAtttctgcaatgcattctgggagtgGACAACATCAAAGACGTGATTCCTTTCCCCAGATTTTCACATTCTTGTCTGCTGTGA